Sequence from the Streptomyces mobaraensis NBRC 13819 = DSM 40847 genome:
CACGAGTACTCCTGGCACACCCCGGCGCACGCCGGCGGCGTCGCCTTCCTCAAATCACCGGTCGGACGCGCCTTCTTCGACCATTACGGCGAACGGCTGCTGCGCAGCGACCTCTCCATCTCCGTCGAGGAACTCGGCTCCCTCTTCGAGCACACGGGCCCCATCGGCGACGCCGAGCGCAACGCCGCCCGCATCTTCGGCGCCGACCGCACCTACTTCGTCCTCCACGGCAACTCCACGGCCGACCGCATGGTCGGCCACTTCTGCGTCTCCCGCGACGAGATCGCCCTCGTCGACCGCAACTGCCACAAGTCCGTCCTCCACGGACTCGTCCTCTCCGGCGCCCGGCCCGTCTACCTCGTCCCCACCCGCAACGGCTACGGGCTCGCCGGTCCGGTGCCCCCGGCCGAGACCGCAGCGGACGCGGTGGCCGGCCGCGTCGCCCGCAACCCGCTGGCCGCCGACGCCGCGCACCCCCGCGCCGAGTACGCCGTCATCACCAACTCCACCTACGACGGCCTCTGTTACGGCGCCGTCCGGGTCGCCCGGCAGCTCGCGCCCAGCACGCCCCGGCTCCACTTCGACGAGGCGTGGTTCGCCTACGCCCGCTTCCACCCGCTGTACGCCGGCCGCTACGCGATGTCCGTCGACGCCGACACGTTCCCCGGCCCCGACCGCCCCACGGTCTTCTCCACCCAGTCCACGCACAAACTCCTCGCCGCGCTGTCGCAGAGCGCCATGGTCCACGTCAGGGACGCGCCCCGGGCCCCCGTGGACCACGAGCTGTTCAACGAGGCGTTCATGATGCACGGCACCACCTCGCCCCTCTACCCGGCCCTCGCCTCCCTCGACGTCGCCGCCGGGATGATGGACGGCCCCCAGGGCCGCTGGCTGATCGACGAGGGGATCACCGAGGCCGTCCGGTTCCGGCAGGCCGTCGTCCGCACCGGGCGGCGCGTCATGGCCGCGGGCGACCGGCCCGACTGGTTCTTCGGCGTCTGGCAGCCCGACACCGTCACCGACCCGAGCACCGGGGCCCGCCACGACTTCGCCGACGCCCCACCCGACCTGCTGCGCACCGAACCGTCCTGCTGGGAGCTCGAACCCGGCGCCGACTGGCACGGCTTCCCCGGCCTCACCGAGGGCCACTGCATGCTGGACCCCGTCAAGGTCACCCTGACCTGCCCCGGCATCGACGCCACCGGCCGCTGGTCCGACACCGGCATCCCCGCCCGCGTTCTGACCGCCTACCTCGCCACCCGGGGCATCGTCGTCGAGAAGACCGACAGCTACACCACGCTCGTCCTGTTCTCCATGGGCATCACCAAGGGCAAGTGGGGAACGCTCCTCGACGCCCTGATGGACTTCAAGGCGCTGTACGACGAGGACGCGCCCCTCGACCGCGTCCTGCCCGGCGTCGTCGACCGCCACCCCCGCCGCTACGCCGGCACCACGCTCTCCGAGCTGTGCCGGTCCATGCACCGGCACCTGCGCGACACGGACCTGGTCACCCTGCTGGACACGGCCTTCCGCGAACTCCCGGAGCCGGTCGCGCCACCGCAGCGCTGCTACCAGCGGCTGATCCGCGGCGGCACGGAGCGCGTACGCCTCGCCGACGCGGCCGGCCGCGTCGCGGCCGCCATGGTCACCGTCACCCCGCCCGGCATCCCCGTCCTGATGCCGGGCGAGTCGACCGGCGCCGCCGACGGGCCGCTGCTGCGCTACCTGCGCGCCCTGGAGTCCTTCGACCGGGCCTTCCCCGGCTTCCGGAGCGAGACCCACGGCGTCACGGTGGACGACGAGACGGGCGACTACGGCATCGCCTGCCTGCGGGCCGACGAGGAGGTCCGGACGTAGCCGCCGGACGGACACGCCGACCCGGGCGCCGGCGGCGGTAGGGTCGGCGCATGGACCTCGTAGCCCATTTCCGCCGCGAGACGCGGGCGTTCGAGGACGCCGTCCGGAGGGCGGCCCGCGCCGGGGACGCGCCGCCGGTCCCGTCCTGCCCGGGCTGGACGGTCACCGACCTGACCGGACACCTCGCCTGGGTGCACCGGTTCGTGGCCCACGTCGTCGGCGACCGCCTGCGGGACGCCCCCGACCACACGGATCCGGCCTTCCTCGGCCTGCCCCCCGACCGCGCCGGCTGGCCCGACCCCGAACGCCCGCCGACGCACGGGCCGGTGCCGGCCTCTCTCGTCGGCTGGTACGCGGCCGGCGCCGCCGCGCTCGGCGCGCTCTTCGCCGACCGGGATCCCGACGAACCGGTGTGGACCTGGACCGCGGACCGCACCACCGGCTTCTGGCTGTGGATCCAGACCTTCGAGGCGGCCGTGCACCGCTGGGACGCCGAGAACGCACTCGGCGCGCCGCGGCCGTTCGACGCGGAACTCGCGGCCGACGGCGTCGGCCGGTTCCTCGGCACCGTCGTCCCGGCCTGGCGGACCGCCGGCCGGGCACCGTCCGGCGACGGCGAGCGGTTCGGCTTCCGGAGGACCGACGGCGAGGGCCACTGGACCGTCCACTTCGACGGCGACACCGTCCGCTGCGCAGCGGGCCCCGGCCCCTGCGACGTCGAACTCTCGGGCACCGCATCGGACCTGACCCTCTTCCTCTGGCGGCGCATCACCGCGGAGCGCCTGGCGGGCGTGGAGGGCGACCAGGCCGTGCTGAAGCGGTGGGCGGTGCTGGTGCCGACGGTCTGACGACACCCCTCCGGACGTCCGCGCCCGCCCGCCGGCGATGAACACCCGCGCGGTACCGACACCTGGCATGGGTGAACGCGGTCAGGAACGCGCCTGGGTTTCCTTATGGGTACTCCCAGGCGCGTGCGCCCATCGCCGGTGCCGCCCGTGGGGTCGGGGCGCCCTCCGGGCCGTACCCCAGGCGGAAGAGGAACTGCGGGCGGCTCGGTTCGCCGCTGAGGGCGTTGCGGAGGTCGGGCCACTCCAGGGCCTGGTGCAGCGGGCAGGTGCGGAGGCCGCGGGCGGTGGCCAGCAGGAGGGCGCGTTGTACGGCCTGGCCGGCCCGTAGCCAGTCCGCCGGGCGGTCCCGGCCGGTGACCACCAGGGCGAGCTGCGCGTGGCGTTCGAACGGCACCGCCGGGGCACTCCGGGCGCGGCCCGCGCCGGTGAAGTCGCGCAGCGGTATCCGGCCCGCCGCGTCCGCCGGTCCCAGCGCGGCTGACGGGATCCCGTAGGGGAAGGTCCTGCCGTGCACCCAGGCGCGGCTCTCCCGGAGCCGCGCCGAGTCCCGGCGGTTGCGCCGCTCCGCCTCGGCGGTCAGGGTCAGCATCCGGCGGGTGGCGATGACGCCCGGCAGGTGCAGCCGGGCACCCTCGGACAGCACGGCCGACGCCAGATCCGTCAGCGTCCGGGCGG
This genomic interval carries:
- a CDS encoding maleylpyruvate isomerase family mycothiol-dependent enzyme — its product is MDLVAHFRRETRAFEDAVRRAARAGDAPPVPSCPGWTVTDLTGHLAWVHRFVAHVVGDRLRDAPDHTDPAFLGLPPDRAGWPDPERPPTHGPVPASLVGWYAAGAAALGALFADRDPDEPVWTWTADRTTGFWLWIQTFEAAVHRWDAENALGAPRPFDAELAADGVGRFLGTVVPAWRTAGRAPSGDGERFGFRRTDGEGHWTVHFDGDTVRCAAGPGPCDVELSGTASDLTLFLWRRITAERLAGVEGDQAVLKRWAVLVPTV
- a CDS encoding Acg family FMN-binding oxidoreductase, with the protein product MNAAGLGTTDVETLLTAAAAAPSIHNSQPWEIRPVPGTCRLEVRPAADRWLPAADPTGRARLLSVGAALFNLRVAARHLGRRPRVRLLPDARDPDLLAVVNLTRLPPDASRRPDLYEAVALRRTSRAPFTERPVPARTLTDLASAVLSEGARLHLPGVIATRRMLTLTAEAERRNRRDSARLRESRAWVHGRTFPYGIPSAALGPADAAGRIPLRDFTGAGRARSAPAVPFERHAQLALVVTGRDRPADWLRAGQAVQRALLLATARGLRTCPLHQALEWPDLRNALSGEPSRPQFLFRLGYGPEGAPTPRAAPAMGARAWEYP
- a CDS encoding Orn/Lys/Arg decarboxylase N-terminal domain-containing protein — its product is MAVGTVLFALDQDPRDQGARGEQLRRIRAALEADGLEVRWAGTAADARAVLRTEAGLAAAVVAWDLAAGRHPAEEPGGASVLRGVGRRFKDLPVFLVLTDEADEDLDRLPLWVAESVVGYVWPLEDTPGFIAGRISAAARAYREAVLPPFFRALRRFDDAHEYSWHTPAHAGGVAFLKSPVGRAFFDHYGERLLRSDLSISVEELGSLFEHTGPIGDAERNAARIFGADRTYFVLHGNSTADRMVGHFCVSRDEIALVDRNCHKSVLHGLVLSGARPVYLVPTRNGYGLAGPVPPAETAADAVAGRVARNPLAADAAHPRAEYAVITNSTYDGLCYGAVRVARQLAPSTPRLHFDEAWFAYARFHPLYAGRYAMSVDADTFPGPDRPTVFSTQSTHKLLAALSQSAMVHVRDAPRAPVDHELFNEAFMMHGTTSPLYPALASLDVAAGMMDGPQGRWLIDEGITEAVRFRQAVVRTGRRVMAAGDRPDWFFGVWQPDTVTDPSTGARHDFADAPPDLLRTEPSCWELEPGADWHGFPGLTEGHCMLDPVKVTLTCPGIDATGRWSDTGIPARVLTAYLATRGIVVEKTDSYTTLVLFSMGITKGKWGTLLDALMDFKALYDEDAPLDRVLPGVVDRHPRRYAGTTLSELCRSMHRHLRDTDLVTLLDTAFRELPEPVAPPQRCYQRLIRGGTERVRLADAAGRVAAAMVTVTPPGIPVLMPGESTGAADGPLLRYLRALESFDRAFPGFRSETHGVTVDDETGDYGIACLRADEEVRT